TCAGTAAACTGGTTATATGGCTctgatgatgatttgttttgcCCGGGCTTCCTTACACTGACAAATAACTCAGGATATCGTGGCACCTGTGCCCTTTTTCTCACCAACAGGTGTCAGattcatttcacttcatatGAATTCCATCAACTGTGGAGGAgttttccatattttttgtGTTACTTATTTGAACCACTTGAGTCATGGAAACTGTGTCAGCTTGTGCCTTGAGCAGATGTTTGGTCAAAGCCTACAGTATGTAACAGGCAGAGGTCTACAGAGGGCTACAGTGAccctccatcaccatcatccgGATGAGGAAGATGACGAAGCGTCTGAGGAGACAGCCGGAGAGGGCGTGGGGAGATCTCGGGCAcggggagggtgggagggagtGTTGGGTGGGAGTCGGAGGTggataaagagagggagagagtctgtacccccccacccccacccccaaccccaccccaccccacccccctctgaGGAGTTCTGGGAACCTTCATGACTGACTGGAGAGTCGGGGATGCAGTGTGAGGTGTCGGAGAGCCCGGTAACAGCTGTTGTCCAGTGTTGAGGGTGTTGAGAGAGTCCAGATCTCCTGTCGCTGTCATGGGCTTCACGGCCGTGCTGCTGTCCTTCCTCCTGGTGTCTCTGAGCTGGTCCAGAGGAGCCGTCATCACAGGGGTGAGTGACAAGTTTCCGGCTCTGCTGCAAACTGTTCAGTCTGTGATTTTATCAGGTGATTTTATCATTCATGTGATCAGTTCTTAAAGGACTGTCTAATTCCTCTAAATGACTAATTACTTATCTATTTAATTAGattttacattgttattatCGTCTCTTTCTCCAATTATCTGCAATTACTCACTTATTTActatggctgcaactaacaattattcttattattggatgatctgttcatttttttttcaattaatcacaGAATGAAGTTATTCTATAACATGTAAAACGGTGCCCATCACAAGTTTGATCGATCAAAGATTaaattcacaacaaaacaaaacagaaaaaacagcaaatcttcacCTGCTGAGAaatgtttggactttttgcttgataaattaaATTGTTTGCAGTTGACAGATCaataattgactaattgtttcagtctaTACAAAGGGAAGTCTCCTCAAAACTCCAAACTCCTATGTCGGAGTCTGTTTTACTTCAACAAGACTGTTGATTTCTGGTTTGATTTTCTCATattgaaatgacaaatacaCATAAACTATATTTTAATGGAAACACAACAGCTCACTTTGGTGGATAATTTTATAAAATTTGATTACACATGACTAATGAGAAACCACATCCTCCTCCGCTTCAAGTCCACTGGAAAAACGAGAGGAAATTATCTCAGTCCTCTGATTGATATTCATTTGTAAATGGATTAGGGAGATGACAGGCGATGGATAAAATGGCTTTCACTGTACGGACATGAGAGGGTATCTctattacaataaataaaaatgaaatattcaaacacaaaaGGGTATCTCTATTagcattaataaaaataaaagtgattcaCTGGCATCAAAAGAACTGCCCTCCTCTCCGTCTCTTcgtctctccgtctcttttattcttttctgtcTGTACCGCctcgtctctctgtgtctgtcctcagGCCTGTGAGAGAGATGTGCAGTGCGGGTTCGGTCTTTGCTGTGCTGTCAGTCTGTGGCTGAGAGGGCTGAGGATGTGCGTCCCAAGAGGCGTGGAAGGGGATGAATGCCATCCCTTCAGCCACAAGGTGGGGAGAAATGTCATGTTACTAATCTGCATCCATCCAacctgcatcacacacacacacacacacacacaaacacacacacacacacacacacacttgaagtTCAGATTTTATCAAGTGCTGGCAGGTTGGCTGAAGCTTTAGAAAAGCTGCTGATAACTGCAGAGGCTATTGATCTTCTCCACAGAGAAGCGAGCGATCAGAGCCGTACATCACTGCGATCATCTGGAGATGGCAACAGTTAGTTCTGCTAACACCACATCCGTCTCCGGATTCAGACTTTTAaagagcagctttttttttcagacctgCCGCTCAACCTGTCAGATGATGAAGGATTTACACTGTCAGATTattcccccctcctcttttttcctccactttcAGGTGCCATATCCAGGGAAAAGGCAGCATCACACCTGCCCCTGTCTCCCTCACTTGGTGTGCACCAGATACGCTGATAGCAAGTATAGATGTACTGATGACTTCAAAAACATGGACTTTTAATGGACGCCCAAACATTCAGATGAAGAAGAGCACGGCAGAAACGGTATTTCAGAGTGAAGAGTTGAACAAGCTGTGGATCCAAAATGCACATTTCATCTTTACTGACTGTATTCTTCATTTGTGTACTCTATGCACTATAATATATAGTTTGTATTCTCTTAATGCACAACCAcgaggacaggagaggagatggCAGGGCATTGTGACcaatcaacaaaaaacacagatttactTAATGAAAACAAGGTTATTTGTAAAGCTgtaaaacatttgctgttttattttcatgctcattttatgttaatttatgAAGAGAAATGTGTAGATATAATTGTCAATAAAAGTATTATAACAACATTGTGTGTCATGTGATGTGTCCTCTGCGgaaggttttttgtttgttttctgtgctcaGTTTGTGTTGCTTGATTAAACATTATGTGTGTTATGGGATGGAAGTATCAAATGGTTTTAATCACAGTCTGATTATGATAAAGGTCATAATCATAATCAGATTCTCTGTGCCTTCTCGAGCACATGTGACCTTGCTATATAACTGAACTGATGACTAAAGGCATCTGACTTGTGCCAAACATTTGATTTGTGCAGATGTCAGTTAAAGGGTAAATACACCACGTTCCACCACCAACGTTTCCAACAGAACATTTAGGTTcaggaaaataattcatttttcataacaTTCCCAAGAGTTTTTTTCACTAACATATGGATCTTGACAAGCTCtggattgtaaaaaaaaaaaaaagaaaagaaaagaaaatgaatgatgcAGTGATGTGACGTCTTTGTGCACAACCCGCTTTGAAAGAAAGTTTAATGAACTTTTGCGACATCATTGCACAGATGCTGCTACCTTACCAGACGATGCAATTCTATCCTTTTACATGATGAGGATATGTCTTTGTTATATGAAGAACAAGAGTATCTTTTGTGcaattttaatgtctttacAACAGACAGAAtcctttcatttattattattattatgattattgttgtttatattaGAAGTATTATTAATACTAATAAATACTAGGGCATTATTGTACTGTTTCCTTCATTACACGGCCACACAgtcattattattttgcagATCAAGTACAAAATCTTTGATGAGCTTATGAAATGCCGAGCTTTGCTATACATTCATCTgctcataataaataaatttaagaTATTCATGcataactaataataattgtCCAAAGACATAACACACATTACACCGACAGGAGCCATTTTTTCTGCATGATTAAATTTACAATCAATATCTATAAGCAAAGAGTCTGAATACGTCTTCAGCTATTGTGCTTTGATAAAGGTTACCATCGGTATTTCATGGGATAAATTCACTTACAAAAAGGTTGTGGAATCAGTataaaaatggttttaaaattAGATTCAATGTGTAATATTAACtgtgtaaatatgaaacaaacTTTCCAGTCAAAGTCAAACTGCAACATATGCTCTGGAATTTGAGTAAGCTCCTTAAAATGCACTGAGCATTGTGTTATTCTTTGTTCACACCACGAGCCGTtcccctctgtgtctttgttttgtgtatcATTGTTATCAGATAAGCCTCAGTTCACACCTTTGGTAACCCGTGGAAAGTTTCCATATCGATGTTAAACATCAAACAGACATCAGGTCGCCTGATCTACATATCAGCACATTAAACGTGCACTGTTAAACACTTTTCTTGCTTCAGTAAATTCAAATGACCTGTTAGATGATAGAAGTCAGTCCTCTGAGAAACCTCCTAATCAATTCATTTCGCTCAgctgttttcttcagtgtgttTCAACAATGTCGAAGTTAACTTGGTTTTTCAGGAAATTCTCTCTGCAAAATATTTTCCTGATTCTCAGTGTTCGTTTGTTTCAGTGGTATATTTGCTTCTGGATAAGACGTCATTTATAACCATATCACATATTTCTTATCTCCAGCTGATACATGATATCAAGTTATACAGAAGGGCACATTGGAGACATAACCTTAATGTGCTGTATATAAGGGCTGAACTCTGTGACTGAACTTCACTCGTCTGAGTCCAGCAGCAAAGTGACCAACATGATGAAGTGGCTCGTTGTCCTGTCGGCCCTCGTGGCTTTCTCTGAATGCCTTGTTAAGTAAGTCTGATGTGGCCGGTTGAGAAGCAACCGGCACCGTcgtttctttgacattttacacctgAATAGGCCGAACTGTTGAAAGAAAATCTCTTCATCTAGTATTCCTGAGGGAAAATCTAAAGGCCATCGTGCTGCTTCTTGCGTTGAGCTATCACACCTTTCGGATCGGCGCTAAGTTGAAAGCAGAGCTTATTTTCTAAAGTCTCCAGCTATACGATGGCAGACATATGTGCATTTTGCTGATTCTTTATCcactttgctgtgtgtgtgtaggatgcCCCTGATCAAGGGCAAGACTGCCAGGCAAGCCCTGCAGGAGAAAGGATTGTGGGATGAGTACAGGAGGAAGTACCCATACGCCCCAACGTCCAAGTTCATCCAGTCTGGTACTGAGGGCATGACCAACGATGCTGACGTGAGTCCAGAGCAGAAGATTTAGATTTGGTTCAATATGAAGTCAAGAAACATCTACTTCCTGTGCTtctgtcacagctgctgcaaCATTTGAATCAACTTGATGTTGATCTCTATCTCTGCCGCATGTCTTCTCATGTCCCTCTAGTTGTCCTACTATGGTGTGATCTCCATTGGCACCCCTCCTCAGTCCTTCAGCGTCATCTTTGACACTGGCTCTTCCAACCTGTGGATCCCCTCCGTCTACTGCTCCAGCCAGGCCTGCCGTGAGTACCGCTGAGATTACTGCTGCAGCCCGGGCTGCTGTTCAGGCAGTTTGTGGACTATTGGTGGATTTAAATGTTAGCTGATAATGCTTCCAGCAGATGGACTGACTATAGGTTTTCTAGCATATACCTTTTACTCAttacactacatttatttcacagcttcAGGTTCAAGTTACTTTATGGCAAAAATTGACAAAATTGCTAAATGATTACATGAGATCGATGGACAGTTTGAATACAACACATAGCATACACTGTTATAGATTGAAATGCTTACTTATATAAACTGTAGGCTGTATAAACTAATGTAGTAAAAACTCCCATTTGACCAGCTGCATTGAAAAGTTTCATGCATAGTGATGCATCAGCAATAATAACCCATAAATATGATTATATAAAGCTGACAGGATCCATTCTGCAATATTAGTATGTTTTGTTGCTAATAATTCTGTATTTCTACTTACATAAAAATTTGACAgcattgtatttatttcttactgagtatttttactttgagATCTTTCAGTAAAAGATCCAAGTTGCTTGACATTGTCATAAAACGCACATGTGAAAGAGAAGTTGTTCCTCTGCAGAGAACCACAAGAAATTCAACCCACAGCAGTCCTCCACCTTCAAGTGGGGCAGCCAGCCTCTGTCCATCCAGTACGGCACTGGCAGCATGACTGGACGTCTGGTCAGCGACAATGTTGAGGTAAACAAAGCCCCTGGAACAGAATGCACAGCGTATTTAGACTTCAAGCAGGCGTACAGTATCACCGCGGTCTGTTCAACTcgtgactgacagctgtcttGTGTGTCCAGGTGGGCGGTATCACTGTGGCCAACCAGGTGTTTGGAATTAGCCAGACAGAGGCTCCCTTCATGGCCCACATGGTGGCTGATGGCATCCTGGGACTGGCCTTCCAGAGCATTGCCTCTGACAACGTCGTGCCTGTCTTTGACAACATGATCAGCCAGGGACTCGTGTCCCAGCCCTTGTTCTCCGTCTACCTGAGCAGGTACTGAGACAGGATGGAAATCTGTTGGTTGGGAGTGTGTGagtcatttttacatgaaattcattcattgttttgttttttttctcttttagccACAGTGAGCAGGGCAGTGAGGTGGTCTTCGGTGGTGTTGACAGCAACCACTACACTGGACAAGTCACCTGGATCCCTCTGACCTCTGCCACCTACTGGCAGATCCAAATGGACAGGTACACAGAAATGCATCCAAAATCAGTGACCAGAAGTGTTGATTACCTTATCACATGCAGAATATTGGCAGTAAACATAAGTGGCACAAAACCTTCTGGCTTGACTGTAATCAACCTTCTGCTCTTCCTTCTCCCAGCGTTACCATCAACGGACAGACTGTGGCCTGCTCCGGTGGCTGCCAGGCCATCATTGACACTGGCACCTCCCTGATCGTTGGCCCAACCTCTGACATCAACAACATGAACGCCTGGGTTGGAGCCTCAACCAACCAGTACGGAGAGGTGAGTCATACCATCATACCATACCATTTGACATAGACTTTCCCTTTTCCCTGAACTCAGAGTAAACAGACTTTTAATGCTCTGACGTCAAAACTCTCAAGTAAAAATAATTAAGCAGGACTGGGTTActtgcttcagctgcagcaatGAATAGAACTTCTGCTGCTACGTGGTCTTCAACTCTGTGCATGATGTTCTTCTCACAGTCTACAGTGAACTGCCAGAACATCCAGAGCATGCCTGATGTCACCTTCACTCTCAACGGACACGCTTTCACCGTCCCTGCATCTGCCTACGTCTCTCAGGTCAGTTAGACCCCAGCCGCCGCCCactgcaacataaaagttcTCAGCACTACAATGAAGATTtgagtgaattaaaaaaaatgttttctctcttctcaacACAGAGCTACTACGGTTGCAACACTGGCTTTGGCCAGGGTGGTTCTGACCAGCTCTGGATCCTGGGAGATGTCTTCATCAGGGAGTACTATGCCATCTTTAACGCCCAGGCTCAGTACATCGGTCTGGCCAAGTCTGTGTAATCAAATAAGACACCAGATGAATAATCTGTAAGTGTGTATTTCCCTGTAGGGGCTTATTTGATTGAAGACTGAACAAAAGAAGGGTGCAAATGGGACGCTGTGAACAACACAGACATCAACATGTTGTATTACCTTTGCATTAAAGAGATTGTAGCGACTAAaacattctgtgtgtgtgtgtgtgtgtcggtctGACTGTGGTGGCTACAACCAAGATCCTATATCAGtgcagaaaaacatctttaacaaCATCTTTAGTCACAGTCGTTTTGTGGTGCAGTGTTGCACTGAAAGGTCACAGGAATAAGAATCACTCCGGTCTATTCATCCAATCTCTCTTCAGAGAAAGCTGATCTTTTATAGATGATACCAAAGGGACTGCCAGCAGCTTTTTTTGTGCAAAGGAAGAACAAGCCTAGAATAGATATCGAGCGGCTCCCACAACAGCAGAGAGCCAGGTGAAGCTCTAATCTGGAAGAAGCTGATGATGACAAACACTGATATAAGAAAAGATAACCTGATGACACGACCTGATCTCACCCTTTAAACAAGAGAAAACCACAAGGAAACCAACACAACTTTTCACCAGATTGTGTGCATTATTTAAGAGAGATCATTTCTTTAATtccatcatcatttcattttaatgccttcAATCAGTTTCACTAAAAGCTCCTGTTATATACATTTGAAATGGTAGTTCAGTGATTTGACATTACACTCTTAGAAACTCAGGGAACTCAAAAGTGacaaaagttcaaataaaagcagcagaagcCAAGATGCCTTGTCCATTGTGCGGTTCAAGCTCTGTCTGGATCTAACAAGGCCGGACCCTtaatttcccatgatgcattttTGTTAAACCCTCTCTTCAAACTGTGCACAGGCTGAGAAGTGCTAAACCTGACTATTGAACTGACATGTATGTGTACAATCAATGGACTtccctttaaaaacacagcGGTGTCACCAACAGAATCAGTCCCACGTTAAAATCAGAACCTAACGAAGCTTTCACATGAATTCACTGGTGGATTGCCAGTGTGGAGTACTCCACAATGTCAGCCCGCTCGGTGTCAGCAGCTTGTGTTTTGGGCATCCTTAGGTTTGCATACACCTCGGTGGGTTTCTCGTGAGCTCTGAAGTCCACCGTGGTGTAGACTATGCCACTCATTTCCTGGGGGAGACAAACTTTGTCAAGAGACAGGATTGTAGAGGAAGTTTGCATCATAAACATTCAATCTGCTTTTAAAAGCCAGTGACAGTgagtcacagaggctacatgTTCCCAGTTTAGCACTTACCGGTGCCTCTTGTTTCAGTGACTCACACAGAGTTTCTCCACATCTGtctgcaaagacaaacaacatcacgctgtgaatatttttgaatgtgttcTTTCAGAAACACTCAGATCATTAATTTAAGGAAACTCCTTACCAGACGGTTTACGGTTTGCTTTCACTCTGAAGCAAACGACGCCAATAACCGAAGTGATCAAAATCATGACTGAAATGGACACAATGACAACCAGCGGCAGGCCAAAACTCCAGGGGACCCTGGGAAGGAGACAGGACACATAATTGAGATAATCCCACGTTCCCCTTCAGTCAGAaagaaatatcagaaaatgagTAATCTACAGAGAGAGTACCTGGGACTGTCCCTGTGGTCCTGTGCCAGAGCAGGACCAGTGGAGTCTGGGAGTGTTGTGGAGGTGTTGAGGACTGTGATGGTTGTTGGCAGTGGAGGCTGAGACTGACTGTGGTGACTTGAAGCAtctgcaaaatacaaaaatgtcacagaagcTTCCTGAGTTAATGGCTTGAGTTACAGTGGGATTTCTCCTCCACAAACACAGGGGgaaaaactacactgaaaaaCTATTTTGCAAATTAACATTTGTCTCATGAAGCTGTTGTAATGCAGTTTTCGCCCAAGTGTTATTGGGCACACTAGAGGCTATTGCATAACACAGAtttataacatgacattaatGAAAATCATGAGAACACTTACCTGAGACCTCCACATAGTAGTCCCTGTAGATGTGGTTTTGGGTTCCCTGCACAATACATCTGTAGAAGCCTCCATCCACAAACTGCACGTTTGATATTTTGAATTCAATCCAGCCGTCCTTCTCCGTTTTTGTGACTCTTCCTTTCAGTAATTCACAGATGTATCCTGTGCTATCCACCAGCTTGTAACAACCTCCTGGATAGAGTTTACAGCAGGACTTGTTGTGACTGTTGTAAATTGAAGGGAAGGCAAGTCTCAGCAAAATGTGTTCAGACTCCTCAATCTTCTGCTGCCCTCTCAGATGAGGGacatctggaaaacaaacatttctcatCAATAGGTCAGTACAGGCactggaaaacagaaaactacAACATTTAGTTGGTTTTTTTCATCATACctaataaaagaagaaagacaaaggaaaacttCATCTTCAGAGTAATGTTGACTGAGTCTCGgcacttttcttttatttagtCTTCCACTCTTTTTAGAGGATCTGAGGCTCCTCCTTACCAACGAAAAGATGAGGAAGTTGTCACTGCATCAACTGGGAAGCACAAACAAACTACCAGCCCCTTGAGAAATGCTGTGGcataaatttcatttttaacttcttttttaaattcgGACACAGGAGAGAACATTTCTGAAGTTGTAGTTTAAGGTGTAGTTGTGTTGGATTGCTTTACATTGTCTCTATATTTCTGTTATTGCATCAAAGCCATGTTTTCTTGCACAAATGTTGCACAAGCTTAAATTGTCATTAGCA
The genomic region above belongs to Seriola aureovittata isolate HTS-2021-v1 ecotype China chromosome 9, ASM2101889v1, whole genome shotgun sequence and contains:
- the LOC130174616 gene encoding pepsin A-like, whose amino-acid sequence is MMKWLVVLSALVAFSECLVKMPLIKGKTARQALQEKGLWDEYRRKYPYAPTSKFIQSGTEGMTNDADLSYYGVISIGTPPQSFSVIFDTGSSNLWIPSVYCSSQACQNHKKFNPQQSSTFKWGSQPLSIQYGTGSMTGRLVSDNVEVGGITVANQVFGISQTEAPFMAHMVADGILGLAFQSIASDNVVPVFDNMISQGLVSQPLFSVYLSSHSEQGSEVVFGGVDSNHYTGQVTWIPLTSATYWQIQMDSVTINGQTVACSGGCQAIIDTGTSLIVGPTSDINNMNAWVGASTNQYGESTVNCQNIQSMPDVTFTLNGHAFTVPASAYVSQSYYGCNTGFGQGGSDQLWILGDVFIREYYAIFNAQAQYIGLAKSV
- the LOC130174617 gene encoding uncharacterized protein LOC130174617 → MRNVCFPDVPHLRGQQKIEESEHILLRLAFPSIYNSHNKSCCKLYPGGCYKLVDSTGYICELLKGRVTKTEKDGWIEFKISNVQFVDGGFYRCIVQGTQNHIYRDYYVEVSDASSHHSQSQPPLPTTITVLNTSTTLPDSTGPALAQDHRDSPRVPWSFGLPLVVIVSISVMILITSVIGVVCFRVKANRKPSDRCGETLCESLKQEAPEMSGIVYTTVDFRAHEKPTEVYANLRMPKTQAADTERADIVEYSTLAIHQ
- the prok1 gene encoding prokineticin-1; protein product: MGFTAVLLSFLLVSLSWSRGAVITGACERDVQCGFGLCCAVSLWLRGLRMCVPRGVEGDECHPFSHKVPYPGKRQHHTCPCLPHLVCTRYADSKYRCTDDFKNMDF